DNA sequence from the Armatimonadota bacterium genome:
GGGAGGGAGTGGGCGAAGGCGTGGGGCTTGCACCTGTGCACTCCACCGCCCTGCGGGCGTTGATCCGGCCCCGGGCGAAGGGGTTTCCAGCTACCGGGTCAGTAAAGTTCTCAATGCACGCGCGGACCGCGGAGGCGGTCGCCTGGCGCGTCCACACGAGTCCTGCGAGCCCGGCCACGTGCGGGGTGGCCATGGAGGTCCCGCTATACGAGGCATATCCCCCGGGTACGGTGCTGAGGATGGAGACCCCCGGAGCCCCCACGTCTACCCAGGTCCCATAGTTGGAGAAACTCGCCCGGCTGTCCGAGGGGGTGGTGGCGCCCACGGCGATGCAGTTCGAGTAGTAGGCGGGGTAGCTGGGCAAAGGGGAGCCGCTGTTGCCCGCCGCACAGGCCAGGACTACCCCCCGGTTCCAGGCGTAGTTCACCGCGCTCTGCAGGGTAGCACTGGGGCTACTCCCCCCCAGGCTCAGGTTGATGACCTTTGCCCCGTTGTCCGCGGCCCAGAGGATCCCGCTTGCGACCCAGGACAAAAACCCATACCCGTCGTCGCCGAGCACCTTGCCGTTCATCAGACGTGCCCCCCAGTCCATGCCCGCGATCCCCGTGGCGTTGTGGGTGACCGCGGCGGCGATCCCGGCCACATGGGTGCCGTGGCCGTTCTGGTCGTCTGCCGTGGGTGAGGTGGTGAAGTTCTGGGAGGCCACGACCTTGCCGCTGAGGTCCGGGTGGGTGGAGCGGATGCCGGTGTCCAGGATGGCGATGCGTACAGACGGGCTACCCGTGGTCGTGTCCCACGCGGCAGGGGCCTCCACCTTCTGCGGGCCCCACTGGGAACTAAACATGGGGTCATTGGGAACGAGCAGGGCCTGCACCACCCCATCCGGCTCCGCGAACTCCGTGACGGGGTCCGCGGTGTACACCCCGAGGGCGTTCCCGACCGTATTCGCGGGCACCTGGACCACCAGTACGCCGATCTGCGGGAGGACCTGCACCACCCGTCCGCC
Encoded proteins:
- a CDS encoding S8 family peptidase, translating into MREFRSWTPLLGAGVALLLAVACGTLQGQGPVHRPPDSPSQPQVTLQQAGPHAPDRVLVRFRPGTPTEKMEALHRRVGGRVVQVLPQIGVLVVQVPANTVGNALGVYTADPVTEFAEPDGVVQALLVPNDPMFSSQWGPQKVEAPAAWDTTTGSPSVRIAILDTGIRSTHPDLSGKVVASQNFTTSPTADDQNGHGTHVAGIAAAVTHNATGIAGMDWGARLMNGKVLGDDGYGFLSWVASGILWAADNGAKVINLSLGGSSPSATLQSAVNYAWNRGVVLACAAGNSGSPLPSYPAYYSNCIAVGATTPSDSRASFSNYGTWVDVGAPGVSILSTVPGGYASYSGTSMATPHVAGLAGLVWTRQATASAVRACIENFTDPVAGNPFARGRINARRAVECTGASPTPSPTPSPTPSPSPTPTPSPKPMPSWPPSWPPRP